One genomic region from Jiangella sp. DSM 45060 encodes:
- the rfbD gene encoding dTDP-4-dehydrorhamnose reductase, producing MLTILVPGGTGQVGTALARGTDADVDVIAPGSRELDVRDHRAVANAVGELAGHASRRGRLPLVINAAADTDVVTAEVDPARAFAVNAQGAATVAEACASCAVPLVHISTDQVFAGDVELPYRPEDDRRPRNEYGRSKAAGEDAVLGSGARSWIVRTSWLYGARGSGIVPTTLRRAAGTGDVTVLEDRCGSPTWAADLAAALTELAWEIAYSAGPSLRLLHCTNAGHTTPHGFTRALFEEVGADPGRVRTRTPVGHPSPAQRPGYSVLSNRSWVASGLTPMRSWRDALHACVEQAVAITG from the coding sequence ATGCTCACGATCCTGGTGCCCGGAGGCACCGGCCAGGTCGGCACTGCTCTGGCGCGCGGCACCGATGCCGACGTCGACGTCATCGCCCCGGGATCCCGAGAGCTCGACGTCAGAGATCACCGCGCCGTAGCCAACGCGGTCGGCGAGCTCGCTGGTCATGCAAGCCGGCGTGGCCGCCTACCCCTCGTGATCAACGCCGCCGCCGACACAGATGTCGTCACGGCCGAGGTGGATCCTGCCCGTGCCTTCGCCGTGAACGCGCAGGGCGCCGCGACCGTGGCCGAGGCGTGCGCGAGCTGCGCTGTGCCGCTGGTGCACATCTCCACGGACCAGGTGTTCGCCGGCGACGTCGAACTTCCTTATCGCCCAGAGGACGACCGCCGGCCGAGGAACGAATACGGAAGGTCGAAGGCAGCGGGCGAGGACGCCGTTCTGGGCTCGGGCGCGCGATCATGGATAGTGCGGACGTCCTGGCTGTACGGCGCCCGCGGGTCGGGCATCGTCCCCACCACGTTGCGGCGTGCGGCCGGCACAGGCGACGTCACCGTGCTCGAGGATCGCTGCGGCTCACCCACCTGGGCGGCTGACCTCGCTGCGGCGCTGACCGAACTCGCGTGGGAGATCGCCTACAGTGCAGGGCCGTCGCTGCGCCTGCTGCATTGCACGAACGCCGGGCATACAACGCCGCATGGGTTCACACGCGCACTCTTCGAGGAGGTCGGCGCGGATCCTGGCAGGGTTCGGACGCGTACGCCAGTGGGACATCCAAGCCCTGCCCAGCGACCGGGCTACTCAGTGCTGTCCAACCGATCCTGGGTCGCATCCGGCCTGACGCCCATGCGGTCGTGGCGTGACGCCCTGCATGCCTGTGTCGAGCAGGCGGTCGCGATCACCGGATAA
- a CDS encoding AraC family transcriptional regulator produces the protein MTRPPAVGGARFEDYGHGLSAFTFRRHVDSHGEPDLRDSGFHTHLEIEIHLVESGEITLDCAGLEVRLVPGDVLAFWGGVPHRDVDPKPPLTVYHVAQVPIVNVLAWASSAPVLGRLLDGELVKLVPSPGQLAVSGLDFARWSADVAGRDPHLMMAAEMELHALLLRLLHHTPGAAATVGPRVNRAAANVVANAIRYVTRHFGEHITVDDVARAVGRNRDHLTTTFQAVCGITVKGYVVRLRLAEARRLLTATDLPIRAVGHRSGFGSTARLYEAFRSHYGMTPAMYRRQALIR, from the coding sequence ATGACCCGTCCGCCGGCTGTAGGAGGCGCTCGGTTCGAGGACTATGGCCATGGGCTGTCCGCGTTCACCTTCCGGCGTCACGTGGACTCCCATGGTGAGCCTGACCTGCGTGATTCCGGATTCCATACGCACCTGGAGATTGAGATCCATCTGGTGGAGTCCGGTGAGATCACGCTGGATTGCGCGGGGCTCGAGGTTCGGCTTGTCCCTGGCGACGTGCTGGCCTTCTGGGGCGGCGTGCCGCATCGTGATGTGGACCCGAAGCCGCCGTTGACCGTCTACCACGTTGCGCAGGTTCCGATCGTGAACGTGCTGGCGTGGGCGAGTTCGGCGCCGGTGTTGGGCAGGTTGCTCGACGGCGAGCTGGTCAAGCTGGTCCCGTCGCCAGGGCAGCTAGCCGTGAGCGGCCTGGACTTCGCCCGCTGGAGCGCGGATGTGGCGGGGAGGGACCCGCACCTGATGATGGCCGCAGAGATGGAGTTGCATGCGCTCCTGCTGCGACTTCTGCACCACACGCCCGGCGCTGCGGCGACTGTAGGCCCTCGCGTCAACCGCGCCGCGGCAAATGTCGTGGCCAACGCGATCCGTTACGTCACCCGGCACTTCGGCGAGCACATCACCGTGGACGACGTCGCGCGAGCCGTCGGGCGCAACCGTGATCATTTGACGACCACTTTCCAGGCCGTCTGCGGGATCACGGTCAAGGGCTATGTGGTCCGTCTCCGTCTCGCCGAGGCGCGACGGTTGCTCACCGCGACAGATCTACCCATCAGGGCTGTAGGGCACCGCTCCGGATTCGGTTCCACGGCCAGGCTCTACGAGGCATTTCGTAGCCATTACGGCATGACCCCTGCGATGTACCGACGCCAGGCCCTTATCCGGTGA
- a CDS encoding family 78 glycoside hydrolase catalytic domain: MTAPPTHLRVEHLDEHLGVTVEAPRLSWRLPSDAAVQVAYQVRAGAWDSGRVESDESRLVSYAGPALHSEDQVEWAVKVWTDVGESPWSTPSWWEMGLLRADDWVAEWICPPADSAPAPHDVWQMRGSCVLPPQVGRARLHVTAQGIYEFFINGSRVGDRELTPGFTSYSTVLQVQSYDVTEMLLPGENVLGAVVSGGWLKWAPITRGAPVALLAQLHVYDRDGSPIRIGTDPAWRCTRGAVRAANLQEGQVTDFNEETPGWTTPGSDMTRWGPVQARTLDFTRLTGSHAPPVRRVDELRPIAMTRLARDRLVVDLGQNINGWIRLTRLGSAGTTLKLTHGEALDLDGDVTIDHLAGAEGKHHRPFQEDMVTSADDQDAVFEPRHTTHGFRYVRIEGDVGGIGADDVTGVVVHTDMRRTGWFLCNDERINRLHEAAVWSFRGNACDIPTDCPTRERAGWTGDWQIFAPTAAFLYDVAGFTAKWLRDLAADQRPDGVVWHSAPNPSLDHVHPPGSAGWGDAAVMVPWEIYRAYGDRGLLENQWAAMTAWVDYAARSARTGRHPRRAAARPVAAPHEQFLWDTGFHWGEWLEPGGTAGQARPAPVESILAELRAADPGSIATAYLHHSAHLLAKIATILGRDEEATRYRRLAAHSRQAWQAEYLNAHGTITPDTQASYVRALAFHLVPGELESAAASRLVELVRDRDTHLNTGFLATPYLLPVLADFGHLDVAHELLFQDTEPSWLTMIDRKATTVWEHWSGLDAQGQPNAPAGVGSLNHYSKGAVISFLHRYTAGIQILDETPGYRRFRVAPRPGPGIEWVRAAHDSPFGRIEVAWQIEDDEFTLEVTVPPGTTAEVTLPDEQTTEARPGTTRYRCSPPWTHDRPHTTVTEPV; this comes from the coding sequence ATGACGGCACCCCCAACGCACCTACGGGTAGAGCACCTCGACGAGCACCTGGGCGTGACCGTGGAGGCGCCACGGTTGTCATGGCGTCTACCGTCCGATGCCGCGGTTCAGGTTGCCTACCAAGTGCGAGCTGGGGCGTGGGACTCCGGACGCGTCGAGTCCGATGAGAGCCGTCTGGTGTCCTACGCCGGGCCGGCGCTGCACAGCGAGGACCAGGTGGAGTGGGCGGTGAAGGTCTGGACCGACGTCGGGGAGAGTCCTTGGTCGACGCCGTCGTGGTGGGAGATGGGTCTGCTGCGGGCGGACGACTGGGTCGCTGAGTGGATCTGCCCACCTGCCGATTCAGCGCCGGCGCCGCACGACGTATGGCAGATGCGCGGTTCGTGCGTGCTCCCGCCACAGGTGGGGCGCGCCCGCCTCCACGTGACCGCACAGGGCATCTACGAGTTCTTCATCAACGGCTCCCGTGTCGGGGACCGTGAGCTGACGCCCGGGTTCACCAGCTATTCCACCGTCCTGCAGGTGCAGTCGTATGACGTCACCGAGATGCTACTGCCGGGCGAGAACGTGCTTGGCGCCGTTGTCTCCGGTGGTTGGCTGAAGTGGGCCCCCATCACCCGCGGCGCTCCGGTGGCGCTCCTCGCGCAGCTACACGTGTACGACCGGGACGGGTCGCCGATTCGGATCGGGACGGACCCGGCCTGGCGTTGCACCCGCGGCGCCGTCCGGGCCGCCAACCTGCAGGAAGGCCAGGTCACCGATTTCAACGAGGAGACACCTGGCTGGACCACACCCGGAAGCGACATGACTCGATGGGGTCCGGTGCAGGCGCGCACGCTCGACTTCACCCGTCTCACGGGCTCGCATGCTCCGCCGGTCCGCCGGGTCGACGAGTTGCGCCCGATTGCAATGACCCGCCTGGCCCGCGACCGCCTGGTGGTCGACCTAGGCCAGAACATCAATGGATGGATCCGGCTCACCAGGCTTGGCTCGGCCGGGACGACGTTGAAGCTCACGCATGGGGAAGCGCTGGACCTCGACGGCGATGTGACGATCGATCACCTTGCGGGAGCTGAAGGGAAGCACCACCGGCCGTTCCAGGAAGACATGGTGACCTCGGCAGACGACCAGGACGCTGTGTTCGAGCCCAGGCACACCACGCACGGTTTCCGGTATGTGCGCATCGAGGGCGACGTCGGCGGTATCGGCGCCGACGACGTCACCGGGGTTGTCGTGCACACCGATATGCGCCGTACGGGCTGGTTTCTCTGCAACGACGAGCGCATCAATCGCCTGCACGAGGCGGCGGTGTGGAGCTTCCGCGGCAATGCCTGCGACATCCCGACCGACTGTCCGACCCGGGAACGGGCCGGGTGGACCGGCGACTGGCAGATCTTCGCGCCCACGGCAGCGTTTCTCTACGACGTCGCAGGGTTCACCGCGAAATGGCTCCGTGATCTGGCCGCTGACCAGCGACCGGACGGAGTCGTGTGGCACAGCGCCCCGAACCCGAGCCTGGACCATGTCCATCCGCCAGGCTCAGCTGGCTGGGGCGACGCTGCGGTGATGGTGCCGTGGGAGATCTACCGCGCCTACGGCGATCGTGGCCTGCTCGAGAATCAGTGGGCGGCGATGACCGCGTGGGTGGACTACGCCGCACGTTCGGCTCGCACCGGCCGACACCCCCGTCGCGCTGCAGCACGGCCGGTGGCGGCGCCGCACGAGCAGTTCCTGTGGGACACCGGATTTCACTGGGGCGAATGGCTGGAACCGGGCGGAACCGCGGGACAGGCCCGGCCGGCCCCGGTCGAGTCGATACTGGCCGAGCTGCGTGCGGCCGACCCAGGCAGTATCGCGACGGCCTACCTGCACCATTCCGCCCACCTCCTGGCCAAGATCGCGACCATCCTCGGCCGAGACGAGGAAGCGACTAGATACCGGCGCTTGGCCGCGCACAGCCGTCAGGCATGGCAAGCCGAATACCTCAACGCCCACGGCACCATCACACCCGACACCCAGGCCAGCTACGTGCGCGCACTCGCGTTCCACCTCGTCCCCGGCGAACTCGAGTCGGCGGCCGCGTCGCGGCTGGTCGAGCTGGTCCGCGATAGGGACACCCACCTGAACACAGGCTTTCTCGCCACGCCGTATCTGCTGCCCGTGCTGGCGGATTTCGGCCACCTCGACGTGGCGCACGAACTGCTGTTCCAGGACACCGAACCGTCCTGGCTCACCATGATCGACCGGAAGGCCACAACCGTCTGGGAACACTGGTCCGGCCTCGACGCACAGGGCCAACCGAACGCGCCGGCAGGTGTCGGCTCGCTCAACCACTACAGCAAGGGCGCCGTGATCTCCTTCCTGCACCGCTACACCGCTGGAATCCAAATCCTGGACGAGACGCCCGGCTACCGCCGTTTCCGTGTCGCCCCACGCCCCGGTCCCGGCATTGAGTGGGTCCGTGCGGCACACGACTCCCCGTTCGGGCGGATCGAGGTCGCGTGGCAGATCGAAGATGACGAGTTCACCCTCGAGGTCACGGTCCCGCCCGGCACCACCGCGGAGGTCACCTTGCCCGACGAACAGACCACAGAGGCCCGCCCCGGAACCACACGGTACAGATGCAGCCCGCCATGGACCCACGACCGTCCTCACACGACCGTGACGGAACCGGTCTGA
- a CDS encoding ABC transporter substrate-binding protein — MAHDTHLSRRNFLWITAGAAALSACSGSNDTGTSADGANGDPAAARILRYHDRTSAPDSLDPARGGGNVTLLTYDMLIRKAPDGNYEPQLATSWGYVGTGNTTFEIALRPDVSFTDGEPVTAEAVKANIEYRRDPAVGSQSAPHLALISQIEVVDELTVRLHLSEPNPLMPELFSQSPGGPGLLISPAALADPSVLATETHGVGRYMIDPAETVLGDHYALVPDPTYWNPDDVVWDKVSIHYMPEESAALAAMQSGQLDAARVTFAAVEAGKAAGLAATGPGYPIVLGLNLIDRAGQTSPALGDVRVRQALNYAVDREKIVTALVGDSGRPTDQLSAPGQPGWHDEPFYPYDPDRAGELLADAGFADGFAFTVRIPQSEEHVRLTQAIADNLSEIGVDMKIDAIPPDQYQADDTTNRGYGALYLGWGVEPPYRMASNFWLPDATNNAFDTLDQRLVDLNQQSAAADEDARADLDQQIVARVAELAWFLPIVLHGESVLFNSDVVEVPWVDFVSVPLVSEFRPAG, encoded by the coding sequence ATGGCGCACGACACCCACCTGTCGCGACGGAACTTCCTCTGGATCACCGCCGGCGCCGCTGCGCTGAGCGCATGCTCCGGCTCCAACGACACCGGAACGTCCGCCGACGGCGCCAACGGCGATCCGGCCGCCGCTCGCATCCTGCGCTACCACGACCGGACCAGCGCCCCCGACTCGCTGGATCCCGCGCGAGGAGGCGGGAACGTCACCCTCCTCACCTACGACATGCTGATCCGCAAGGCGCCGGACGGCAACTACGAGCCACAGTTGGCAACCTCCTGGGGCTACGTCGGCACCGGCAACACCACGTTCGAGATCGCTCTGCGCCCCGATGTCAGCTTCACCGATGGCGAACCGGTCACCGCAGAGGCCGTCAAGGCCAACATCGAGTACCGCCGCGACCCGGCGGTCGGCAGCCAGTCCGCTCCCCACCTCGCGCTCATCTCGCAGATCGAGGTGGTCGACGAGCTCACGGTCCGTCTGCACCTCTCCGAACCGAACCCGCTGATGCCCGAGCTGTTCAGCCAGAGCCCAGGCGGACCCGGTCTGCTGATCAGCCCTGCCGCGCTGGCAGACCCGAGCGTTCTGGCGACCGAGACCCACGGCGTCGGCCGGTACATGATCGACCCGGCGGAGACGGTCCTCGGCGATCACTACGCGCTGGTACCGGATCCCACCTATTGGAATCCCGATGACGTCGTCTGGGACAAGGTCTCGATCCACTACATGCCCGAGGAGAGCGCCGCACTCGCAGCGATGCAGAGCGGCCAGCTCGATGCCGCTCGGGTCACCTTCGCCGCTGTGGAGGCGGGCAAGGCGGCCGGGCTCGCGGCGACCGGCCCCGGCTATCCCATCGTGCTGGGATTGAACCTCATCGACCGTGCCGGCCAGACATCGCCGGCGTTGGGCGACGTACGGGTACGCCAGGCGCTCAACTACGCCGTCGATCGGGAGAAGATCGTCACCGCCCTCGTCGGCGATTCCGGCCGTCCGACCGACCAGTTGTCCGCTCCGGGTCAGCCGGGCTGGCACGACGAGCCCTTCTATCCTTACGACCCGGACCGTGCCGGCGAGTTGCTCGCCGATGCCGGGTTTGCCGACGGTTTCGCCTTCACCGTCCGGATCCCGCAATCCGAGGAGCATGTCCGACTGACCCAGGCCATCGCAGACAATCTCTCCGAGATCGGCGTCGACATGAAGATCGACGCCATACCCCCGGACCAGTACCAGGCCGACGACACGACCAACCGTGGTTACGGAGCGCTCTACCTCGGCTGGGGGGTCGAGCCCCCATATCGGATGGCCTCGAACTTCTGGCTGCCCGACGCGACCAACAACGCCTTCGACACCCTCGACCAGCGCCTGGTCGATCTGAACCAGCAGAGCGCCGCAGCCGACGAGGACGCCCGCGCAGACCTCGACCAGCAGATCGTCGCCCGGGTGGCTGAACTCGCCTGGTTCCTCCCGATCGTGCTGCATGGCGAGTCCGTGCTGTTCAACAGTGATGTGGTGGAGGTGCCGTGGGTCGACTTCGTCAGCGTGCCCCTCGTCAGTGAGTTCCGTCCGGCGGGCTAG
- a CDS encoding ABC transporter permease produces the protein MFRLITRRLAISAVLLFVISLLTFILQSLAPGDVAETILGSGSGSVGRSYSEEQYLQLRHELGLDQPLLVQYWNWLTSAVTGDLGTSPVSGLDVTAAISSRLPVTLSLVALGTLATAIVGVGLGVVSAVRGGRLGRAVDVLSLLGSALPNFWLALLFMALFAVTLGLLPATGFVSFTDSPQGWAESLVLPVTTLVVAGAATFAKQTRDSMLTALTHDSVRMLRANGASEVSIVWRHALRNAAIPVVTLVGLVFIGLFSGAVFIENVFALPGIGRLAVQASNQHDLPVMQGVVVVLTLVVIVTNLVVDLTYGWLNPKVRTP, from the coding sequence ATGTTCCGACTCATCACACGGCGACTCGCCATCTCCGCCGTGCTGCTCTTCGTCATCTCGCTTCTGACGTTCATCCTGCAGTCCCTCGCACCCGGTGACGTGGCCGAGACCATCCTCGGATCCGGCTCCGGCAGCGTCGGGCGCAGCTACTCCGAGGAGCAGTACCTGCAGCTGCGTCATGAACTCGGGCTGGATCAGCCCTTGCTGGTTCAGTACTGGAACTGGCTCACCAGCGCGGTTACCGGGGACCTCGGCACGTCACCGGTCAGTGGCCTCGACGTCACCGCGGCGATCAGCAGCCGGCTACCGGTCACGCTGTCGCTGGTCGCGCTCGGAACCCTCGCCACCGCCATCGTCGGGGTGGGGCTCGGCGTGGTCAGCGCCGTCCGCGGCGGGCGGCTGGGCCGGGCCGTGGACGTCCTGTCGCTGCTCGGATCCGCGTTGCCGAACTTCTGGCTGGCCCTGCTGTTCATGGCCCTCTTCGCGGTCACACTCGGTCTGCTGCCCGCGACGGGCTTCGTGTCGTTCACCGATTCGCCGCAGGGCTGGGCGGAGAGCCTGGTCCTGCCCGTGACCACGCTGGTCGTCGCCGGCGCGGCCACCTTCGCCAAGCAGACACGCGACTCCATGCTCACCGCGCTGACGCATGACTCCGTGCGGATGCTGCGCGCCAACGGCGCATCAGAAGTGTCGATCGTGTGGCGGCACGCGCTACGCAACGCCGCCATCCCGGTGGTGACGCTCGTCGGATTGGTGTTCATCGGCCTGTTCAGCGGCGCGGTCTTCATCGAGAACGTATTCGCCCTTCCCGGCATCGGGCGGCTGGCAGTCCAGGCCAGCAACCAACACGACCTGCCCGTCATGCAAGGAGTCGTGGTCGTACTCACCCTGGTGGTGATCGTCACGAACCTGGTGGTCGACCTGACCTACGGCTGGCTCAACCCGAAGGTGCGTACGCCATGA
- a CDS encoding dipeptide/oligopeptide/nickel ABC transporter permease/ATP-binding protein: protein MSLAYLVLLVVAAIAAPAVAPFDPADLDLDSVLAGPSAEHLLGTDALGRDVLSRLIYGGRISLLNAAIAAVTFLVVGLVGGLAAGFYRGWVDRAISGVVDIMIAIPGLIILLVVLAVFGGNMTVAMVALGVLTAPGFARVMRAVTLAVRAEPYIAAAQVSGLPNRRIIVHHVIPRVTGPILVQFSLFCGAALLVDAGLAYLGFGAQPPTPTWGGMIVEASTVMQQQPWLLVPAGATLGLATLAFALLGDAVRDATEERTGRTAFRSRRAHAVANRARVSSPAGDEPAPTALLRLRHVSIALPVNGALTTVVDDVNLDVEAGETVGLVGESGCGKSITASAVLGLLPAGAQITTGQIWFDGTDLTSAQPRTIQKLRGSRIAMIAQDPISSLDPVFSVGQQVSELVRRHHGGSRAAARAHTLELLASVSLRDPDRVARRYPHELSGGMAQRVALAMALAGDPDLLIADEPTTALDVTVQAEILELLQRLQRERGMAVLLITHDWGVVGTACHRANVMYAGQVVETCDVASMFRSPSHPYTVGLLQSTPHQATPLEHLRAVPGAVPAPGAWPAGCHFAPRCALAAADCGAAPIAMAEAAPKHLTRCLHHDQIARLEAP from the coding sequence ATGTCGCTCGCCTACCTCGTGCTGCTCGTCGTCGCCGCGATCGCCGCACCGGCCGTCGCGCCGTTCGACCCGGCCGATCTGGACTTGGACAGTGTGCTGGCCGGGCCATCCGCCGAGCACCTCCTCGGCACCGACGCGTTGGGCCGAGATGTCCTCAGCCGGCTGATCTACGGCGGCCGGATCAGTCTCCTCAACGCGGCCATCGCCGCGGTGACCTTCCTCGTGGTCGGCCTGGTCGGCGGCCTCGCGGCCGGTTTCTACCGCGGCTGGGTCGACCGCGCGATCTCCGGGGTCGTGGACATCATGATCGCGATTCCCGGACTCATCATCCTGCTGGTCGTCCTCGCCGTGTTCGGCGGGAACATGACCGTGGCGATGGTTGCCCTCGGCGTGCTTACAGCGCCGGGCTTCGCCCGCGTCATGCGGGCCGTCACCCTCGCGGTCCGGGCCGAGCCGTACATCGCGGCCGCTCAGGTCTCCGGCCTTCCGAACAGGCGCATCATCGTCCACCACGTGATCCCCCGAGTGACCGGCCCGATCCTGGTGCAGTTCTCCCTGTTCTGCGGTGCGGCCCTGCTCGTCGACGCCGGACTGGCCTACCTCGGGTTCGGCGCTCAGCCGCCGACACCGACGTGGGGTGGCATGATCGTCGAGGCCAGCACGGTCATGCAGCAGCAGCCATGGCTGCTCGTGCCGGCCGGAGCGACCCTCGGTCTGGCGACCTTGGCGTTCGCGCTGCTCGGCGACGCGGTCCGCGACGCGACGGAAGAACGCACCGGCCGCACCGCCTTCAGGTCGCGGCGAGCACATGCCGTGGCGAACCGCGCACGGGTCTCCTCGCCCGCCGGTGACGAGCCAGCGCCGACAGCCTTGCTCAGACTGCGCCACGTGTCGATCGCGCTGCCAGTCAATGGAGCGCTCACCACCGTGGTGGACGACGTCAACCTCGACGTCGAGGCCGGCGAGACTGTCGGACTGGTTGGCGAATCGGGATGCGGCAAATCGATCACCGCGAGCGCGGTGCTGGGTCTGCTGCCCGCCGGCGCACAAATCACCACGGGGCAGATCTGGTTCGACGGAACCGACCTCACGTCGGCACAGCCTCGGACCATCCAGAAGCTACGTGGTTCGCGCATCGCGATGATCGCCCAAGACCCGATCTCCAGCCTCGACCCCGTGTTCTCCGTCGGTCAACAGGTCAGCGAGCTAGTGCGCCGGCATCACGGCGGATCCCGCGCGGCGGCGCGCGCGCACACTCTCGAGCTGCTGGCGAGCGTCAGTCTGCGCGATCCCGACCGGGTCGCGCGCCGTTACCCCCACGAGCTCTCCGGCGGCATGGCCCAGCGGGTCGCCCTCGCCATGGCACTCGCGGGGGACCCGGATCTGCTCATCGCCGATGAGCCCACCACCGCTCTGGACGTCACCGTCCAAGCCGAGATCCTCGAACTGTTGCAGCGGCTGCAACGCGAGCGCGGGATGGCTGTGCTGCTCATCACGCACGACTGGGGCGTGGTCGGGACGGCCTGCCACCGGGCGAACGTCATGTACGCCGGGCAGGTGGTCGAGACCTGCGACGTCGCATCCATGTTCAGGTCGCCATCGCACCCCTACACCGTCGGCCTGCTTCAGTCCACGCCGCATCAGGCGACTCCGCTGGAACACCTACGGGCGGTTCCAGGCGCCGTACCCGCGCCGGGCGCCTGGCCGGCCGGTTGCCATTTCGCACCTCGATGCGCGCTCGCCGCCGCGGATTGCGGCGCCGCCCCCATCGCCATGGCCGAGGCCGCACCGAAACACCTCACCCGCTGTCTCCACCATGATCAGATCGCACGCCTGGAGGCCCCGTGA
- a CDS encoding ATP-binding cassette domain-containing protein yields the protein MTEPLLEVRDLIVDYPGRRRGDSRVRAVDHVSLHVSTGETLGLVGESGSGKSTIGNAILGLVAPTGGSVLFEGRDITQASARQRRELSGHIQVIFQDPYGSLNPSRTIGHTLTEPLRVVHGLRRAAAESRVADGLARVGMPPDTVRRYPAEFSGGQRQRIAIARAIIHQPQIIVCDEPTSALDLSIQAQILNLLLDLQQQLHLSYLLISHDIDVVRHMSHRTAVLLKGGIVEQGPTVQVTGDPSHDYTRALLAAVPQASVPSGAQP from the coding sequence GTGACCGAGCCGCTTTTGGAGGTCAGAGACCTGATCGTGGATTATCCCGGGCGACGCCGGGGCGACTCTCGGGTCCGCGCGGTTGACCACGTCAGTCTGCACGTCAGCACGGGTGAGACCCTCGGGCTGGTGGGCGAGTCCGGCTCGGGCAAGTCGACGATCGGCAACGCCATCCTCGGACTCGTCGCGCCGACGGGCGGGAGCGTCCTCTTCGAGGGTCGTGACATCACCCAAGCCTCCGCCCGCCAGCGCCGGGAACTGAGCGGGCACATCCAGGTGATCTTCCAAGACCCGTACGGCTCCCTCAACCCGTCCCGCACCATCGGACACACCCTCACCGAGCCGTTGCGCGTCGTGCACGGACTTCGCCGAGCCGCCGCCGAGTCCCGTGTCGCCGACGGCCTGGCCAGAGTCGGTATGCCCCCGGACACTGTCCGCCGCTACCCGGCCGAGTTCTCCGGCGGGCAGCGACAACGCATCGCCATCGCCCGCGCCATCATCCACCAACCCCAGATCATCGTCTGTGACGAGCCGACCAGCGCGCTAGACCTGTCCATCCAGGCGCAGATCCTGAACCTACTGCTCGATCTTCAGCAGCAACTCCACCTCAGCTACCTGCTCATCTCCCACGACATCGACGTCGTCCGCCACATGTCGCACCGAACCGCGGTGCTCCTGAAAGGCGGCATCGTGGAGCAAGGGCCGACTGTACAGGTCACCGGCGATCCCAGCCATGACTACACCCGCGCTCTTCTCGCCGCGGTGCCGCAGGCGTCCGTTCCGAGCGGAGCGCAGCCGTGA
- a CDS encoding peptidoglycan DD-metalloendopeptidase family protein, which yields MFPIGNYRWRSSTYQNTWGAQVPFNTYYYHRGEDLGAVPDRLPVLAVADATVRKSPEPGQPVDSNYVLLDVGHGVAVRYAHMNIDTIRPHIRPHQRLDRGSPIGLTGQTCDGSKSQHDDPHLHVDVFRGGSPISPYPMYLESYFRTYTDTVLAMAGGFGYTLTGHTYRLDGTRSVARPGTAIVDYEWHLHDGQVVHGPITNVVYGKPGYFAEELVVRTADGGEDRDAISVVVYEPTVRSDVPRGWVHYSPPRAIHPGTPVEFWSRLRDVVGTAIEFGDGTTADIAPNGGITHSYDRAGLYVATVHGVGLRGEHVSLKVRVRVES from the coding sequence GTGTTCCCGATCGGCAACTACCGATGGCGCAGCAGCACCTACCAGAACACCTGGGGAGCCCAGGTCCCGTTCAACACCTACTACTACCACCGCGGCGAGGACCTCGGCGCCGTTCCCGACCGGCTTCCAGTACTTGCTGTCGCTGATGCCACCGTCCGGAAGTCACCCGAGCCCGGGCAGCCAGTTGACAGCAACTACGTGCTCCTGGACGTCGGGCACGGAGTCGCCGTTCGATACGCGCACATGAACATCGACACGATCCGGCCCCACATACGGCCGCACCAACGCCTGGACCGTGGCTCGCCCATCGGGCTCACCGGCCAGACCTGCGACGGGTCCAAGTCCCAGCACGACGACCCCCATCTGCACGTCGACGTCTTCCGCGGCGGCAGCCCCATCAGCCCGTACCCGATGTATCTCGAGTCGTACTTCCGCACCTACACCGACACGGTCCTCGCCATGGCCGGCGGGTTCGGCTACACACTCACGGGCCACACCTATCGCCTCGACGGCACCCGCTCCGTCGCCCGGCCCGGCACCGCCATCGTCGACTACGAGTGGCATTTGCACGACGGGCAAGTCGTCCATGGCCCGATCACCAACGTGGTGTACGGCAAGCCCGGATACTTCGCCGAGGAACTGGTCGTACGGACGGCCGACGGCGGCGAGGATCGCGACGCGATCTCCGTCGTCGTCTACGAGCCCACCGTGCGCAGCGACGTACCCCGCGGCTGGGTCCACTACAGCCCGCCCCGTGCCATTCACCCGGGGACGCCGGTGGAGTTCTGGAGCCGACTACGAGACGTCGTCGGCACCGCCATCGAGTTCGGCGACGGCACGACGGCCGACATCGCACCCAACGGCGGGATCACCCACTCCTACGACCGAGCCGGCCTCTACGTCGCCACCGTCCACGGTGTCGGCCTGCGAGGTGAACACGTCAGCCTCAAGGTGCGGGTCCGTGTGGAGAGTTAG